In Deltaproteobacteria bacterium, the sequence CTATTTCTCGCCGATCAGCTTGTGGATTCTCGGGCGGCGGCATGTCCGGCGCTCGAGGCGTTGTAGTCGCCGCCGCCGGTCCAGGCGGTGGTGCGACGCCATTAACCAGAATCACCCGGCGAGCACCGCGGTCCGTGAAGTACCGTCCCGGGTCCGCTGCAAGTTGACCTGTCGAAGGTGTGTAGCGGTCGTTCGCGCAATACTCACCGACGAGAAGTAGCCGCTCCCAAGGCTCCAAGTAGGGTGCAAGGACAAGGTCCACGTCGAAGGCGGATAGAACATCATCGGCGCCATTGATGTGGTCGTCGTCCAGGTGGGAGAAGGCGAGGATATCTAGTTGCGCGCCACGCCCGAGCATGCGCTTCAAGGATTCAAGTTGCCGCTCAAGCGCATTGCGGTTCGCCGAGCCGCAATCGTAGACGTACGAGAACGAGCTCTGATCGAACTCGATGCGGCAAGCATGGAGCCCACCTTGGCCGACCGGGAACTGTTCTCGTCTGACGTAGACCATCTCGCCACCTCCTAGACCTCAAGCAGCTCGAAGAAGCAGCCGCAGAGTGCGACCAGCGAGTCGCCCAGCCATCGTCGGGTCACGCGCTTACGCGGTGTTCTCGCCGGTCCTCGACGCGCTTCACGAGGGCCCGGAGCTTCTTCACGTCATCATCGAAGTCTTGGAGGGTGGGGGAGACGGCGTTCTCGGCGCGTGTGCCGTCATGAATCGATGCCCACTTCGTGGCGTGATCATAGAGCGCAATAAACTCGCGGACGTCGTCGTCAACGAGGTCGCGGACTTTCCAGAGCGCCAGCGGATGTACCCCGCGCGCGAATCGCTCGACGCAGCAACCGAGGAGTTTCTCTTCCATGGCGCGCTCGGCCGCCTGGCGGAGTTGGCCGTATGCGCTCGCGAGTTGCCGTCGGAATGCCAGGGCGTCGATCTTCACCATCCTCTTGAACTCGTCGATGAGCCTGTTCAACGCCTTGTTCTGCTCGTTGTAGCCCTTGGCCTTCCACGGAGCTTCTCCCGAGGTTCGACCCGGACGACCAGTCTCATCTCGAGCCACCTCGACAATCGTGATCGGAACCCGCTGCTCTTTTTCGGCGATGTCCTTGAGGAACTGCAGGAAGACGAGGTTGTGGGTGAAGACCACGACCTGGCGCACGAGGCCTTCCGCAACGATGCGCCTTGCGACCTCATCCTGGCGCTCATGGTCGAGCGAAGACACCGGATCGTCGATGACGATCGCCGATCGGCCGCCGATGAGCCGAAGCTCGGCAAAAAATGTCGCGAGCGCGATCGCGCGCTTCTCACCCTCGCTGAGCACGGCCGTTGTGCCGATTCGCCTTCCGACGGTCCAAGGCGCCAGTCGAAGGCTCACCTTGTGGTGGCTCTTGCCCTTCTTGGTTCCCGAAGGCTCCAAGCCCACTTTGCTCGGGACGCGAATCTGCTTTGACTCTGCCTCGTAGGCTTTGACAGCCGCCTCGGTGACGTACTTGTCGGCCAGCTCGGTGCTCTTCCGAGAGATGCCCTTGGTGCTGAGCGCAGAGCACGCACGGGAAAGGTTGGTTGCGAGCGTCCGGCGCTTCCATTCGCGCACGACCTGGTCGCGAGCGTCCCAAAGCTGAATCCGCGCGGTGAGGACCTTCTTCTCAAGGCCCTTCGCAGCGCGTTGGCTTGGATCGTCGAGCTTCTCCTGCTCAACGGCGTTCGCGTTGAGCTTGTCGATCCAGGCGGCCAGCGCGGCCGAGACCTGAGCTGGACCGTCGACGTAGTGGCCGGAAGCCACAGCCGCTCGCGTTACCTCGGCGGCATCGAGAAACTCCTCGAGTCGTCGGCCAAGCTCAGCGTCCTCCGCCGCGATCTCTGCGAGCAGTGGTGCGTCCACGCCCTCGTGAACGACCAATGCGAGGATCTCGTCACGTTCCGCCTTGACCTTGTCAGCTGCTCCGCGTGCTTGGGCGCTGAGATCCTCAGTGACAAACTTGCGGAAGCGCTGCAGACGACCCTTTGCGCTGTCATCGAGAGGCTGGAGGCAGAGCACGCAAGTCGCATTGCTTGTGGCAGTAGGGAAGGCTCCGTCCGGTGTCCCGCCACTCTCTGCGAAGCGCTGCGCGGCGTCCCAGAGCTTCAGCCAGACATCTCCACCGACTCCAGGTACCAGCTCGGTACCGAATGCCAGCTGCGAAGCCATGCGTGCGGCCTCGCGAAGCCGGTCGGCCTCGTCTCCGGCGGCGGCCGCGCGCTTAAGCGATTCTGGCCCGAGTCCTACTTCGAGGCCCTGAATCCGAGCGAGAAGCGGTCCCACGCGAAGCGCCAGCGCCCGCAACCGCTTCGCCTCTGCCGCCGCGGCTCCTGGGCCCTGGCCAAGTGACGTCTCCAAGTCGTGTAGGCGCGCTCGATCCTCTGCCGCTACCAAGAACGCCTCGAGCTCTTGTTCGTCCTTCATCGAGTCGAGACGTCCGAGGAAGTCGTGAGCGGGCGTGCCGTCGGCGACCGCCGGCAACGGTTCCGGCGTGCTGGCCAGAGCGTATTCGTCCGCCAACGCTTCTTGCAGCGAGTCCACGACTGGCACGAGCCGATCGAGAAGGTCGAGCCCGCGTGGCTTCCATACGACCTCATTCTCCTGCTCGACCAGGGCGTTCGCGGCGCCGCTGTCGAAGAGAGCGACCCGTCCAAGCTCCGGCGCCGGGTCGTTTCCCGGCGACCACGTCCAACTCGCTGGTTGGCTACCAACGCGGAAATTGACGACGACCACTGGATCGGTGGGTGCGTCGGCGAATACGTCTGGGAGGATGGTTTCTCGCGCCCCGCGGACGTGGCACGCTTGCTTCAACACGCGCGTGTAGCCCGACTTGCCGGACCCGTTGTCACCGTACACGACCGTCAACCCAGTTGGCTGGAAGGGCAAGACTTGCTCGTCGCAAAGCGCGTTGAGTCCTTTGGCGCCCGAGATCGAGACGAGCACCACGTCTTCGCCGTGCACCTCGTCGTCTGGGATATCCGATGCGGCGAGAGGTCTCGCTTCCACGTGGAGGCTGCAGGGGATTCCGAACTCCTGCTTCACCAGCGCCAGGAGGTCGTCGTGATCGGCCCCATCTAGCTTCCCCTTCTGCGCCAGTCGACGGAGAGCGTCTGCAACCCACGGCCGTTGCTCGCTAGCCCACTGGATCAAGTCGTCCGCTACGGCCATGGCCCCTCCATGGCGCCCGTCAGCGAGTGCGCTAGTGTCCGCTCGCTTGGCGCCGCCATTCGGAGAGCCCGAGAACGAGGTCATCCCCGAAAGTCCGGCGTGTACAATAGCCACCACCGTCTGACATCCGAGCCCTGACATGCGTTGGATCGCCCCTCCGTCGAAGGACGCGTCCCTTGCCACCCTCGAGAAGCGCCTCTGGGACGCCGCCGACCAGATGCACGCCAACAGCGGCCTCAAGGGCACGCAGTACTCGACGCCCGTGCTCGGGCTCATCTTCCTGCGCTTCGCGTCGGCCCGGTTCGCGGTGCGGCGGGCGGAACTGGAAAAGGCCGCGACCGGACGCCGCGGGTCACGGGTGGACGAGCCCAGCGCGTACCACGCGGCCGGGGTGCTCTATCTCCCGCCGAATGCTCGGTTCGAGGAGTTGCTTGAGTATCCTGAGGGTGGCCGGGACAAGAAGTCGCTGGGGCAGGCGGTCGACGACGCGATGAGGGCCATCGAGGGGGTCAACACGCAGCTCTCGGGCATCCTCCCGAAGGCGTACCAGGCGTTCAACGCTCGGACGCTCAAGGACCTTCTCAAGATCTTCTCGTCGATCCCCATGGACCTCGAGGGCGACACCTTCGGGAAGATCTACGAGTACTTCCTCGGCGAGTTCGCGATGTCCGAGGGGCAGGGCGGCGGCGAGTTCTACACGCCGTCCAGCATAGTCCGGCTGCTCGTCGAGGTGCTGGAGCCGTTCAAGGGCCGGGTGCTCGACCCTGCGTGCGGCTCGGGCGGCATGTTCGTGCAGAGCGCTCGCTTCGTCGCGGAGCACAAGAAGAGCGGCACGTCCGAGCTGTCCATCCACGGCGTGGAGAAGACCGACGAGACCGGCCGGCTGTGCAGGCTCAACCTCGCCGTGCACGGGCTCGAGGGTGACATCCGCCACGGCGGAGAGATCAACAGCTACTACGATGACCCTCACAACCTGGTCGGCCGGTTCGACTTCGTGCTCGCGAATCCGCCGTTCAACGTGAGCGGCATCGATAAGGATCGACTCAAGGACGCGGTGGGACCAGGGCGGCGGTTCCCGTTCGGCGCCCCGAACACCGACAACGGGAACTACTTCTGGATCCAGCTCTTTTACTCGGCGCTCAACGCCGGCGGGCGCGCCGGCTTCGTAATGGCCAACTCGGCGTCCGACGCGCGGTCGTCGGAGCTGGAGATCCGCAAGAAGCTCATCGAATCGGGAGCGGTCGACGTGATGGTCTCCGTCGGCCCGAACATGTTCTATACAGTGACCTTACCCTGCACGCTCTGGTTCCTGGATCGTGGCAAGGGGAACACCAAGCGCAGTGACCAGGTGCTCTTCGTCGATGCGCGCCACGTGTACCGCCAGGTGGACCGGGCGCACCGCGACTGGACCGAGGGCCAGCTCGGCTTCCTCGCAAATATCGTTCGCCTCTACCGCGATGAGAATCTAGACATCACATACGGCGGCGAAGCTGCACGCGACAAGCTCGCGGAGGTCTTTGGCAAGAAGGCGAAGTACGTGGACGTTCCAGGTCTCTGCAAGGTTGCCTCCTTGAAGGACATAGAGGCCCAGGGTTGGAGCTTGAATCCTGGGCGGTATGTCGGTGTGTCGCCTGGCGAGGAGGTTAGCAATGAGGACTTCCGTGAAAGATTCGAGGGTCTAATTGAGGAATTCGAGGCTCTGACGGTCCAGGCTCGAAAGCTTGAGCGCCGCATCCACGAAGATGCGCGAGAGGTCCTGCGGTGAGTGCTGCGCGAGATGGCGGCATGCTTCCGGCGAGGGGATTGCCTCACGTCAGTACGTGGGAGCGACGTCGTATTGGGGAGTTCGTAGAACTCCACTATGGCAAGGCACTAACGGCGACGACTCGAAATCCCGGCACAGTCCCCGTCTTCGGCAGCAACGGACAATGCGGATGGCACGATTCAGCTCTCGGTGACGGGCCGACTGTGGTGCTTGGACGCAAGGGACAGGGGCCGCTTGGCGTTGAGTGGTGTGAGAGCCCGTTTTGGGTAATCGACACCGCCTACTACGTTAGACCGACGTCCTCAGAGATATCGCTGAGGTTCTTCTATTACTTGACCAAGTATGTTGGTCTGAACCACCTCAAGGATGGGACTTCAAACCCAAGTCTGGGTCGCGACGTGTTCTGCCGTCAGGGTTTCCCGATCCCGCCGCGCGAGGTGCAGGATCGAATTGCAGCGGTTCTCTCTACGTACGATGCGCTTCTCGAGAACTACGAGCGCCGTATCCAGTTGCTCGACGAGATGGTGCGGGCCCTCTTTCACGAGTGGTTCGTCGACTTTCGCTACCCAGGACACGATCGGATGCAGCTGGTGGATTCCGCCATCGGGCGGATTCCACACGGCTGGCGTGCTGCGACGGTCGACGACGTCGCCTTCGAACTACGTCGCGGAGTTCCGAAAGGCGCGATCGAGCACGGGCTTCCCTGCGTTGGGTTGGAGCACATCCCTCGGAGAAGCCTTGCTCTACGCGAATGGGACGAGTTGGAGGAGCTAGGCTCAAACAAGTTGCGGTTTGAAGCTGGCGAAATCCTATTTGGCAAGATCCGGCCCTACTTCCACAAAGTGGCGGTTGCTCCGAAGGCAGGCGTTTGCTCCGCAGATACGATCGTAATCAATTCGCGCGAGACATTGGCCTACGGGTTCGTCGTCGCATTGGTGTCGAGCGATGACTTCGTTGCGCACGCGAGTGCCACGGCGAACGGCGCGAAGATGCCGCGCTGTAGTTGGGAAGTGATGGGTGAGTATGAATTGGCAGTTCCGCCAGACCCGCTTCTCAAGAGTTTTGACGCGAAGGTGCGCGTTTGGCTCGCCGAGCAGCAAAACCTGGTCATGCGTATCCGTACCTTGCGCGTAGCGCAGGCCCTCTTGCTTCCGCGCCTGCTCTCCGGCCAATTGGCCGTCGATGAGGAGGAGGCCGCTTGACCGCCCACGCCTACACCGAGGACGCGCTCGTCGAGAGCGCCGCGATTGAAGTTCTCGAATCGCTCGGATGGTCCACGGTGTCGGCGGTCGATGAAGTCTTTGGAGTACACGGCACGCTGGGCCGCTGCTCTGCACGTGAAGCCGTGCTCGACGGCGCATTACGGCTCTCGCTATTGAAGCTCAACCCGGAGCTCGATTGGGCTGAACCGGTGAATGCGGTCGTCGATGAGCTGACCCGCGACCGGACCGCAATGGGGCCTGCTGCCGCGAGCCGAGAGATTCACCGCCTCGTGACCGAAGGTGTGACGATCTCCGTCAAGGATCCGCGGACCGGCAAGCAAGAGCCGCGCGTGGTTTCAGTGATCGATTGGGAGCACCCCGAGAACAACCTCTTCACTTCCGTTCGCCAGCTCAGCATCCAAGGGCCGCTCTACAAGTGCATCCCAGACGTGGTCCTATTTGTGAACGGGCTGCCATGGGTAGTCTTCGAGTTCAAGCGAACCGGTGTGAGCTCGAGAGTCGCGTTCGACGACAATCTCACCAGCTACAAGCACCCGCAGAATGGCGTCCCGCAGCTCTTCCCGTACAACGCACTTCTCATCGCCTCGAATGGGACGGATGCACGCGTCGGGTCGCTCACTGCTGACTGGGAGCGCTTTTTCGAGTGGAAGCGCGTCGAGAGCGAAGGCGAACCTCGGCGCGTCTCGCTCGAGGTCCTCATTCGCGGCACCTGCGAGAAGCGCAGACTCCTCGACCTGGTGCGCAACTTCACCTTGTACTCCGAGCACAAGACCGGTCTCACGAAGGTGCTCGGCCAGAACCACCAGTTCCTCGGCGTGAACAACGCCATCCAGGCCACGCTCAAGGCGCGCGAGGAAGGTCACGGGCGAGCGGGCGTGTTCTGGCAGACCCAGGGAAGCGGCAAGAGCTTCTCGATGGTCTTCTACTCCCAGAAGATCCTCCGGACCGTGCCCGGCAACTGGACCTTCGTGGTCGTCACCGACCGAGTCGAGCTGGACACGCAGATCGCCAACACCTTCGGAGCATGCGGCGCGGTCCAGGACGTGACGGCATGCCACGCGACGAGCGGCGACAACCTCCGGCAGCTCCTGCGGGAGAACCACCGGTACGTCTTCACCTTGATCCAAAAGTTCCAGACCAACGAGGTCCTCTGCGACCGCCGCGACGTCATCGTCATCGTCGACGAGGCCCACCGGTCCCAGTACGACACGCTGGCAATGAACATGCGCGCCGCACTCCCGAACGCGCTCTTCGTGGCCTTCACGGGTACGCCGCTCATTGCCGGGGCGGACGAGAAGACCCGCGAGGTCTTTGGCGACTACGTCTCGATCTACGACTTCCAGCAGTCGGTCGAGGACGGCGCCACGGTCCCGCTTTTCTACGAGAACCGCACGCCCGAGCTGCACCTCAAGAACCCCAACCTCAACGACGAGCTGTACGAGGTCATCGACAGCGCCCAGCTCGACGACGAGACCGAGGCGCGCCTGCAGAAGCTCCTCGGCAAGCAGTACCACCTCATCACGCGCGACGACCGGCTCGACACCATCGCCGAGGACATCGTTCAGCACTTCCTCGGTCGAGGCTTCCAGGGCAAGGCGATGGTGGTGTCTATCGACAAGGCGACCGCTCTGCGCATGCACGACAAGGTGAAGTGCGCCTGGGCCGCCGAAGCCGCGCGGGTGAACGCCGAGCTGGGCGACTACTCCTTGTCCCCGGAGCGACGCGAGGAGCTGAACCAGCGGGCGAAGCGCCTGGCTGAAGTCGACATGGCGGTCATCGTGTCGCCCGGCCAGAACGAGATCGAGGACATGAAGAAGCTCGGCCTCGACATCGAGGTGCACCGGCGGCGCATGGTCGAGTCTCAGCCGCCGCTCGATGAGAAGTTCAAGGACCCCAAGGACAACCTCTCGCTCGCGTTCGTCTGCGCGATGTGGCTCACCGGCTTCGATGCGCCGTCCTGCTCGACGGTGTACCTCGACAAGCCGATGCGGAACCACACCCTCATGCAGACCATCGCCCGGGCGAACCGCGTGTTCCCGGGCAAGAAGGTCGGCGTCATCGTTGACTATGCCAACGTCTTTGCGTCGCTCGAGAAGGCTCTGGCCGTCTACGGCAAGGGCGGCGCCGGCGAGCGACCGGTGCGTCCCAAGGATGAGCTGGTGGAGGAGCTGGGCACCGCGCTCGCTGAGCTGGAGTCCTTCTGCAGTGGGGTCGGTGTGAAGCTAGGGGGCCTCGAGGCTGCCGGAACTGCCTTGGAGCGCCTCACCCTGGTCGGAGAAGCCGCCAATGCCCTCCTGGCAAGCGAGGAGGTGCGCAAGGCTTACCTGGCGCAAGCCAAGCTCGCTGACGCCCTCTATCGGGCAATCAAGCCCCACCGCGATGCCGTTCAGTTCATGGTCCGGATGGCCACGGTGGCAACGCTCGCCGAGAAGATCCGCGAGGCGACCGTGCCCGAGAAGGCAGACCTCGCCGCGGTACTCCAGCGCATTGGCGAGGTTCTCGATCGCTCCATCGAGGGAGGGGTCATCGCCAGAAGCGGACCTCCTGCCATCGACCTCTCCAAGATCGACTTCGAGGCCCTAGCGTCCAAGTTCAAGGCCTCGGCGACGAAGAACATAGATCTCGAGCGGCTCAAGGCTGCTATCCGCTCCCAACTTGACCGGCTGATCGCTGAGAACGAGACCCGGGTGGACCTTAAGCAGAAGTTCGAAGACCTCATCGCCGCGTACAACGCCGGCAGCGTTCAGATCGACCAGCTCTTCCGCGAGTTGGTGGAGCTGAGCAAGGGGCTCACCGAGGAAGAGGCGCGGCACGTCCGCGAGCAGCTCAGCGAGGAGGAACTTGTGGTCTTCGACCTGCTGACTCGACCTGGGCCGGACCTGTCCGCGGACGAGCGCGCAGAGGTGAAGAAGGTTGCCCGCGAGCTCCTCGCGAAGCTCAAGTCGCTACTCACCATCGACTGGCAGAAGACCGCCCAGGCGCGAGCCCGCGTTCAGGACGCTATCGAGCAGGCTCTAGACGACGGGTTGCCTCGCGCCTACACCCGGGACGTGTTCAAGGTGAAGTCTGCTGCTGTCTTTCAACATCTGTATCGGCGGTACAGTAGCGCAGCCTAGGCAACTGACATGGATCGATTGCAGGAAGACGTGTCAGCGGAAGTTCGCGCATAACAGGTGGCCTAAATTTTGATCTTTTTAGCGATGCGTTCGAACGCATCTGCGAGAGCGCCCGTAAATACATTGTTCTCAGCAAAAAATTGAAGGCTTTTGGTCGCTCGGGGGTCGATGTGAATACCTTTCTCGGTTATCCCTGAGATCTCGTGTAGCTCGAGAACGCCATGCATCAGCTCTTGCAGGATCGCGTCCTTGTGCCGGGACCCGCCGATCCCGCCATCTCGGAGCCTTGCTTCGGTAACTGACTTCAACCCTCGTCCGCCGCGACTCACAAACTTATCGACTACCGATGCCATGTCGGCCTTCAGGTCGTCGCGCGAATACGCCCGCTTTCCAGAACTGATTTGTTCGTTTCGAACTGAATCCGAAGACTCGCTATCCATCGAGCATGCCTGGAAATTACACATCCCAAATGCGGCACTTCTGATTGCCCGCACTCCATCGAACCTGCATTCTTTAAAGATAGTTGCGCCGTCAAACGTGCATGAAACGAATGTCACGCGGTCGAGCTTACACCTGTCGAACACAACTCCATTGAAATCGAACCGATTCAACGTCCCGAATATGGGAAGGCTTACGAAGGACTGGCTTCGAATTAGCTCGAGGAGGAGGCGCGTTCGACTTGCGGCCGTCTCGGTCTTTCCACGAAACCGATCTGTTGCAGCTAGTGCGATCGCCATTCCGAGTCGTCGGCCGTTGTGTCCTTCCCCTACGTCTGCACTGGCCTCGAGGATAGTGCTGACGATGCCCTTTACGTCTGTCAAGGCTCGCTCAGCATCCCGTCCGTCCGAAACTAGTTCTAGAAGTGCATCTGCAACCTGCTCACTGGAGGCGGGCTCCAGCCGCGTTCCGCGAACGAACTGCGTGAGCTCACCACGGCCATCACTTGAGAAGGCGAGTCGTTCCAAATAGCGGGCAAGCAACAAGTATCTCACCTGCTCCTGCCGGACCTCCCATTTCTCTCCCGACACGTCGATCAGCGGGTGGCTCCGAAGCTTCGATACGCAAGTTCGGCGCTCGTCGTCACGAAGGTCGGCGGCTGCTGAGAGCGCCATCTCGAGGTTTTCTTGTGACGCCGGCAGGCCCTTGGACTCCTCTGCGACAAACACTTGGAGCGCCTCAAGCTGCTGTGCGGACGTTATTGGCAATTGCTGACGAAGCCGTTCGCGTTCGCAAATTTGCTCAAGAAGCCACCACGCGACATTTGTGGCCAGGTCCGGAGTAACCGAACTACTGCCAGATCTGTCGATTAGGTCGGCGACTAGGTTTAGGACAAACCCGCGGCCTGCGAGATCGGAGTTCTTCTTAAGCAACAGACCATACAGATTAGATGCGGATTCGATGGCCTTCTTCTTCGTCTCGCCGAAACGTTTGGTGAAATATAGGCGCCCCTTCGATTGATCGAACGGAAGTATTTTGTAAGTCAGTACGCCCAGGCTTGAGTTGTCATCGTTGTCGGAGTTGGAGACGTCGGTAGCCCAGAACGCGGTGCGTGAGGTCATCAAAATTCGGGCTCCAGCCGACCGAGCCAGGTCCTTGAGTGCCGACAAGACTTCGACCGCTTGCACCTTGCCTTGGTTTCTCAGGACGTACTCATCGAAGCCGTCAAAAATGATGCAAAACAGTCCAGCCCGCAACGTGACGCGAAGGAACTCCTCTTCGCAGCCCTCAGCCCAACCGATTGGAGAGCCATAGAATCTAAAGGCATTCGTAATTGTTTTTTCTGGAGACCTCAAGTCGTCAACCGACATTGAGCTCCATTGAGCAGACCGAATATAGATCGGGATGATGCTAGAGTTTGCGAGATTGGCTGCAAGGTACTCCGTCATGAAGGTCTTGCCTTGACCGGCTTCCGCGAGCAACACACCAAGCACTCCGCTTTCTAGTTCGGTGCTGGTCAAGTCTCCCTTCAGCAATGAAACAAGTGGGTTTGGTATCTTCTTGTTGACTAGAGATGGTGTTTCAATGTTCGGCTCAATGTAGAATTCAGGCGTCGCGGCCAAGAGTTTTTGGCGATAGGTCTCGAGTTCGTCTTTCAGAAACGAGGCCAAATAGTCTCTAGGGGTTGCCGCATTGTCCCCGTACGGAGCCAGGATGTGTGATAACCCGCGAATTCGCTTCTCAA encodes:
- a CDS encoding type I restriction endonuclease subunit R is translated as MTAHAYTEDALVESAAIEVLESLGWSTVSAVDEVFGVHGTLGRCSAREAVLDGALRLSLLKLNPELDWAEPVNAVVDELTRDRTAMGPAAASREIHRLVTEGVTISVKDPRTGKQEPRVVSVIDWEHPENNLFTSVRQLSIQGPLYKCIPDVVLFVNGLPWVVFEFKRTGVSSRVAFDDNLTSYKHPQNGVPQLFPYNALLIASNGTDARVGSLTADWERFFEWKRVESEGEPRRVSLEVLIRGTCEKRRLLDLVRNFTLYSEHKTGLTKVLGQNHQFLGVNNAIQATLKAREEGHGRAGVFWQTQGSGKSFSMVFYSQKILRTVPGNWTFVVVTDRVELDTQIANTFGACGAVQDVTACHATSGDNLRQLLRENHRYVFTLIQKFQTNEVLCDRRDVIVIVDEAHRSQYDTLAMNMRAALPNALFVAFTGTPLIAGADEKTREVFGDYVSIYDFQQSVEDGATVPLFYENRTPELHLKNPNLNDELYEVIDSAQLDDETEARLQKLLGKQYHLITRDDRLDTIAEDIVQHFLGRGFQGKAMVVSIDKATALRMHDKVKCAWAAEAARVNAELGDYSLSPERREELNQRAKRLAEVDMAVIVSPGQNEIEDMKKLGLDIEVHRRRMVESQPPLDEKFKDPKDNLSLAFVCAMWLTGFDAPSCSTVYLDKPMRNHTLMQTIARANRVFPGKKVGVIVDYANVFASLEKALAVYGKGGAGERPVRPKDELVEELGTALAELESFCSGVGVKLGGLEAAGTALERLTLVGEAANALLASEEVRKAYLAQAKLADALYRAIKPHRDAVQFMVRMATVATLAEKIREATVPEKADLAAVLQRIGEVLDRSIEGGVIARSGPPAIDLSKIDFEALASKFKASATKNIDLERLKAAIRSQLDRLIAENETRVDLKQKFEDLIAAYNAGSVQIDQLFRELVELSKGLTEEEARHVREQLSEEELVVFDLLTRPGPDLSADERAEVKKVARELLAKLKSLLTIDWQKTAQARARVQDAIEQALDDGLPRAYTRDVFKVKSAAVFQHLYRRYSSAA
- a CDS encoding restriction endonuclease subunit S; this translates as MLPARGLPHVSTWERRRIGEFVELHYGKALTATTRNPGTVPVFGSNGQCGWHDSALGDGPTVVLGRKGQGPLGVEWCESPFWVIDTAYYVRPTSSEISLRFFYYLTKYVGLNHLKDGTSNPSLGRDVFCRQGFPIPPREVQDRIAAVLSTYDALLENYERRIQLLDEMVRALFHEWFVDFRYPGHDRMQLVDSAIGRIPHGWRAATVDDVAFELRRGVPKGAIEHGLPCVGLEHIPRRSLALREWDELEELGSNKLRFEAGEILFGKIRPYFHKVAVAPKAGVCSADTIVINSRETLAYGFVVALVSSDDFVAHASATANGAKMPRCSWEVMGEYELAVPPDPLLKSFDAKVRVWLAEQQNLVMRIRTLRVAQALLLPRLLSGQLAVDEEEAA
- a CDS encoding pentapeptide repeat-containing protein, encoding MAKASALEVSQDDAGTEMNGEATQNESTLLSLQPGDLSSQPRPEASLDSPGKSFGERNPRNSCFIWNVRHLKCLNHGPRDGDSDELEDKVDVEFEELAQLLAKSRTYNLDTAATRTNATWSLYKGSYKVHSRSFPFEVLYINSRATKESLGRALAQIKPGATQVVYASSLEKRIRGLSHILAPYGDNAATPRDYLASFLKDELETYRQKLLAATPEFYIEPNIETPSLVNKKIPNPLVSLLKGDLTSTELESGVLGVLLAEAGQGKTFMTEYLAANLANSSIIPIYIRSAQWSSMSVDDLRSPEKTITNAFRFYGSPIGWAEGCEEEFLRVTLRAGLFCIIFDGFDEYVLRNQGKVQAVEVLSALKDLARSAGARILMTSRTAFWATDVSNSDNDDNSSLGVLTYKILPFDQSKGRLYFTKRFGETKKKAIESASNLYGLLLKKNSDLAGRGFVLNLVADLIDRSGSSSVTPDLATNVAWWLLEQICERERLRQQLPITSAQQLEALQVFVAEESKGLPASQENLEMALSAAADLRDDERRTCVSKLRSHPLIDVSGEKWEVRQEQVRYLLLARYLERLAFSSDGRGELTQFVRGTRLEPASSEQVADALLELVSDGRDAERALTDVKGIVSTILEASADVGEGHNGRRLGMAIALAATDRFRGKTETAASRTRLLLELIRSQSFVSLPIFGTLNRFDFNGVVFDRCKLDRVTFVSCTFDGATIFKECRFDGVRAIRSAAFGMCNFQACSMDSESSDSVRNEQISSGKRAYSRDDLKADMASVVDKFVSRGGRGLKSVTEARLRDGGIGGSRHKDAILQELMHGVLELHEISGITEKGIHIDPRATKSLQFFAENNVFTGALADAFERIAKKIKI
- a CDS encoding SAM-dependent DNA methyltransferase; this translates as MRWIAPPSKDASLATLEKRLWDAADQMHANSGLKGTQYSTPVLGLIFLRFASARFAVRRAELEKAATGRRGSRVDEPSAYHAAGVLYLPPNARFEELLEYPEGGRDKKSLGQAVDDAMRAIEGVNTQLSGILPKAYQAFNARTLKDLLKIFSSIPMDLEGDTFGKIYEYFLGEFAMSEGQGGGEFYTPSSIVRLLVEVLEPFKGRVLDPACGSGGMFVQSARFVAEHKKSGTSELSIHGVEKTDETGRLCRLNLAVHGLEGDIRHGGEINSYYDDPHNLVGRFDFVLANPPFNVSGIDKDRLKDAVGPGRRFPFGAPNTDNGNYFWIQLFYSALNAGGRAGFVMANSASDARSSELEIRKKLIESGAVDVMVSVGPNMFYTVTLPCTLWFLDRGKGNTKRSDQVLFVDARHVYRQVDRAHRDWTEGQLGFLANIVRLYRDENLDITYGGEAARDKLAEVFGKKAKYVDVPGLCKVASLKDIEAQGWSLNPGRYVGVSPGEEVSNEDFRERFEGLIEEFEALTVQARKLERRIHEDAREVLR
- a CDS encoding AAA family ATPase; this translates as MAVADDLIQWASEQRPWVADALRRLAQKGKLDGADHDDLLALVKQEFGIPCSLHVEARPLAASDIPDDEVHGEDVVLVSISGAKGLNALCDEQVLPFQPTGLTVVYGDNGSGKSGYTRVLKQACHVRGARETILPDVFADAPTDPVVVVNFRVGSQPASWTWSPGNDPAPELGRVALFDSGAANALVEQENEVVWKPRGLDLLDRLVPVVDSLQEALADEYALASTPEPLPAVADGTPAHDFLGRLDSMKDEQELEAFLVAAEDRARLHDLETSLGQGPGAAAAEAKRLRALALRVGPLLARIQGLEVGLGPESLKRAAAAGDEADRLREAARMASQLAFGTELVPGVGGDVWLKLWDAAQRFAESGGTPDGAFPTATSNATCVLCLQPLDDSAKGRLQRFRKFVTEDLSAQARGAADKVKAERDEILALVVHEGVDAPLLAEIAAEDAELGRRLEEFLDAAEVTRAAVASGHYVDGPAQVSAALAAWIDKLNANAVEQEKLDDPSQRAAKGLEKKVLTARIQLWDARDQVVREWKRRTLATNLSRACSALSTKGISRKSTELADKYVTEAAVKAYEAESKQIRVPSKVGLEPSGTKKGKSHHKVSLRLAPWTVGRRIGTTAVLSEGEKRAIALATFFAELRLIGGRSAIVIDDPVSSLDHERQDEVARRIVAEGLVRQVVVFTHNLVFLQFLKDIAEKEQRVPITIVEVARDETGRPGRTSGEAPWKAKGYNEQNKALNRLIDEFKRMVKIDALAFRRQLASAYGQLRQAAERAMEEKLLGCCVERFARGVHPLALWKVRDLVDDDVREFIALYDHATKWASIHDGTRAENAVSPTLQDFDDDVKKLRALVKRVEDRREHRVSA